In Microbacterium enclense, one genomic interval encodes:
- a CDS encoding CPBP family intramembrane metalloprotease yields the protein MVLSTALVGIGGGLLVSVGLSRLAAPWAQPASSVALWMGLGVGIVAALVRARPAGLLRVRPIDLLWGLSVGGALRILQGWLGGADSSPFPTLPNSGDSPVWGWVWSYGVPSVLVAPVVEEFFFRAVILVGVYQLLRRSVGAVAAATTALLVSAGGFVLLHSAFSPLSLGDGVQLFTVGTACGLVVMLTGRIWGAVLAHMVYNVSYLLLAIIGTILA from the coding sequence GTGGTCCTCTCTACCGCTCTCGTGGGAATCGGCGGGGGTCTGCTGGTGAGTGTGGGGCTGAGTCGACTGGCCGCCCCGTGGGCGCAACCGGCCTCGTCTGTTGCACTGTGGATGGGCCTCGGAGTCGGGATCGTCGCGGCGCTTGTGCGAGCGCGCCCCGCGGGGCTCTTGCGTGTGAGACCGATCGATCTTCTCTGGGGGCTGAGCGTGGGGGGAGCGCTCCGCATCCTGCAGGGCTGGCTCGGCGGCGCAGACTCATCTCCCTTTCCCACGCTCCCGAACTCCGGTGACTCGCCGGTGTGGGGGTGGGTGTGGAGCTACGGAGTTCCCTCAGTTCTCGTCGCGCCGGTCGTCGAGGAGTTCTTCTTCCGTGCCGTCATCCTCGTCGGGGTCTACCAGCTCCTCCGGCGGAGCGTAGGGGCCGTCGCCGCTGCGACGACCGCGCTTCTCGTATCGGCCGGGGGATTCGTCCTCTTGCACTCCGCCTTCAGTCCCCTGTCTTTGGGCGACGGCGTTCAGCTCTTCACGGTGGGCACGGCGTGCGGTCTCGTCGTGATGCTGACGGGGCGGATTTGGGGTGCGGTCCTGGCCCACATGGTCTACAACGTGAGCTACTTGCTGCTGGCGATCATCGGCACGATTCTCGCGTAG
- a CDS encoding beta-1,6-N-acetylglucosaminyltransferase produces the protein MTVFAILTHGDPGTFRVAAEALSPSEVVVHVDATTDDGGYPRAGNITYVRDRTNVRWGGFSVVEATEKLYMLALQKCSSPDEYIVLLSGQCVPIRPLQELEALFIQRPGVLYCRAGLLLDGYEMNERRILREWHFDRFDARGKGLRGRAAAAARKLTQLATPTRKKDEFSGFTMVAGSQWTALTAGAVASMMSDDSSRARLAGLLRYSLAPDEIYFHTLIHSGEWASNTTSSPPQPKGDKRTADFANLHHIDRSLTRYLAPEELRDFSGTLEFFARKAKGDDLEGLSRVVRELTSQDGRR, from the coding sequence GTGACCGTCTTCGCGATCCTCACGCATGGCGATCCAGGGACATTCCGAGTCGCCGCGGAAGCTCTCAGCCCCAGCGAAGTCGTGGTGCACGTCGACGCGACCACCGATGACGGTGGATACCCGAGAGCTGGCAACATCACGTATGTCAGGGATCGAACGAACGTCAGGTGGGGGGGATTCTCGGTCGTCGAGGCGACCGAGAAGCTCTACATGCTGGCGCTGCAGAAATGCAGCTCGCCGGACGAGTACATCGTTCTGCTTTCCGGGCAATGTGTGCCTATTCGGCCGCTCCAGGAGCTCGAAGCACTTTTCATTCAGAGGCCGGGCGTTCTGTACTGCCGAGCAGGGCTCCTGCTGGATGGATACGAGATGAATGAGCGGCGGATACTCCGCGAATGGCATTTCGACCGCTTCGACGCCCGTGGAAAAGGTCTCCGCGGGCGGGCCGCGGCCGCCGCCCGCAAGCTCACCCAACTCGCGACCCCGACACGCAAGAAGGATGAATTCTCCGGATTCACGATGGTCGCGGGGAGTCAATGGACTGCCCTCACCGCCGGTGCCGTTGCCTCGATGATGTCGGACGACAGTTCGCGGGCGCGCCTCGCAGGCCTCCTGAGGTACTCGCTCGCGCCGGACGAGATCTACTTTCATACGCTCATCCATAGCGGCGAATGGGCATCGAACACCACGTCATCTCCTCCCCAGCCGAAGGGCGACAAGCGCACCGCGGACTTCGCGAACCTCCACCACATCGATAGATCGCTGACTCGATATCTCGCGCCGGAGGAACTGCGGGACTTCTCGGGAACTCTCGAGTTCTTCGCGCGGAAAGCGAAAGGTGATGATCTGGAAGGCCTGTCGCGCGTGGTCCGAGAACTCACGTCGCAGGACGGACGACGGTGA
- a CDS encoding acyltransferase — translation MRLTIEDDVFVNQSCHFDMQAPIHIARGARIGDHVRFITSDHEVGPPDRRAGPGRSEPIDIGRGSWICSGATILPGVSVAEGNIVAAGAVVTRSTEANCLYAGVPARLIKRLDKEESAL, via the coding sequence ATGCGTCTCACTATCGAGGACGACGTCTTCGTGAATCAGTCGTGCCACTTCGATATGCAAGCGCCGATCCACATCGCACGCGGGGCGCGAATCGGGGATCACGTCCGGTTCATCACGTCTGATCATGAGGTCGGACCGCCCGATCGCCGTGCGGGCCCCGGCCGGAGCGAGCCGATCGACATCGGTCGGGGGTCGTGGATCTGTAGTGGTGCGACCATCCTTCCCGGTGTGTCGGTCGCCGAAGGTAACATCGTCGCGGCGGGTGCTGTTGTGACTCGCTCGACCGAAGCGAATTGCCTGTACGCGGGTGTTCCGGCTCGTCTCATCAAGCGACTCGACAAAGAGGAATCCGCGCTGTGA